One part of the Methylobacterium mesophilicum SR1.6/6 genome encodes these proteins:
- a CDS encoding CinA family protein, with translation MDDLVSKADRIGAILTKRGQTIAVAESSAGGLVSAALLSVPGASAYFLGGAVIYTATARSALLGIGEAEMAGLRSASETYAMLLARTVRERHGATWGIAETGAAGPSGNRYGDAAGHTCIAVSGPGEWVATIETDMADRLTNMRTFAVGLLDLLGEALGTRSSMA, from the coding sequence ATGGACGATCTGGTGTCGAAGGCCGACAGGATCGGCGCCATTCTGACCAAGCGAGGCCAGACCATCGCTGTGGCGGAGTCATCTGCCGGCGGCCTGGTATCGGCGGCTCTGCTGTCAGTTCCTGGCGCCAGCGCGTACTTCCTCGGCGGCGCCGTGATCTACACGGCGACCGCGCGATCGGCCTTACTCGGCATCGGGGAGGCGGAGATGGCCGGCCTGCGTTCGGCCTCGGAGACGTACGCAATGCTCCTGGCTCGAACGGTCCGTGAGCGCCACGGCGCGACCTGGGGCATCGCGGAGACCGGCGCAGCCGGTCCGAGCGGCAATCGCTACGGCGATGCCGCTGGCCATACCTGCATCGCCGTGAGCGGCCCCGGCGAGTGGGTCGCAACGATCGAAACCGACATGGCCGACCGGCTCACCAACATGCGGACTTTCGCGGTCGGCCTGCTCGATCTGCTCGGCGAAGCGCTGGGTACGAGGTCTTCGATGGCCTGA